The following are from one region of the Deltaproteobacteria bacterium genome:
- the rpoN gene encoding RNA polymerase factor sigma-54, which produces MALEIKQSLRLAQQLVITPQLQQAIKLLQLSRLELENLIQHELTENPILEEQLEQEARPEEEVSVTEPANLTHDVHDKEQKTAEVGTRDGEMKEPTNFDWENYLGTYNAAESEPRRGNGEFPDEMPSYENKSAPSMTLQDHLLWQLHLSDMTEDETLIAEDIIGNINDDGYFQGNLQEISDNNDFPLDRVEEVLGMIQEFDPTGVGARDLKECLKLQITPFERETALLEQLIDHHLEDLEKRNYGAITKGLGISNEKLRELAHIISTLEPKPGRPFGGENPQYIIPDVYIHKVGNDYIVSLNDDGLPKLQISSFYRNALFKNETTSQTKEYIQDKLRSAMWLIRSIHQRQRTLYKVTHSIIKFQRGFLENGVSQLKPMILRDVAQDIQMHESTISRVTTNKYVQTPRGLFELKFFFNNRLPTNSGDGVTSESIKATIRQMIEKEDARHPLSDQQIAEMLQKQEVKISRRTIAKYRELLGISPSSRRRQVL; this is translated from the coding sequence ACTGAAAATCCGATCCTCGAAGAGCAGCTTGAGCAGGAAGCACGCCCCGAAGAGGAGGTTTCAGTCACGGAACCAGCCAACCTAACCCATGATGTGCACGACAAGGAGCAAAAGACAGCCGAGGTCGGGACACGTGATGGAGAGATGAAAGAACCGACCAACTTCGACTGGGAAAACTATTTGGGCACTTATAATGCCGCTGAATCGGAGCCTCGCCGTGGCAATGGAGAATTTCCGGATGAGATGCCCTCCTATGAGAATAAATCGGCTCCCTCCATGACGCTTCAAGACCATCTGTTATGGCAACTTCACCTCTCGGACATGACCGAGGATGAAACCCTGATTGCCGAGGATATTATTGGGAACATCAATGACGACGGCTACTTTCAGGGGAACCTTCAGGAAATCTCCGATAACAACGATTTCCCTCTGGATCGTGTGGAAGAGGTCTTGGGCATGATCCAGGAATTTGATCCTACCGGCGTCGGCGCTCGGGATCTCAAGGAGTGCCTCAAACTGCAGATTACCCCTTTTGAAAGGGAGACCGCCCTCCTCGAACAACTGATCGATCATCACCTTGAAGATCTGGAAAAAAGAAACTACGGGGCGATCACAAAGGGACTCGGGATCAGTAATGAAAAGCTCCGGGAACTGGCCCATATTATTTCGACGCTCGAACCAAAACCAGGACGCCCTTTTGGTGGAGAAAATCCCCAATACATTATCCCGGATGTCTATATCCACAAGGTCGGCAATGATTATATCGTTTCTTTAAATGACGATGGGCTCCCCAAACTTCAAATCAGCTCTTTTTATCGCAACGCCCTCTTCAAAAATGAGACGACCTCCCAGACCAAGGAATATATCCAGGACAAGCTCCGCTCCGCGATGTGGTTAATACGCAGCATTCATCAGCGACAGCGGACTCTTTATAAGGTGACCCATTCGATCATCAAGTTTCAACGTGGTTTTCTGGAGAACGGTGTCTCCCAATTGAAACCAATGATCCTGCGAGATGTCGCACAGGATATCCAAATGCATGAGTCCACCATTTCTCGCGTCACGACAAACAAATACGTTCAGACGCCACGCGGACTTTTTGAACTGAAATTCTTTTTTAATAACCGTCTTCCGACAAACTCGGGTGATGGAGTGACTTCTGAAAGCATCAAGGCGACTATTCGTCAAATGATAGAAAAAGAAGATGCGCGGCATCCACTGTCCGATCAGCAGATCGCCGAAATGCTCCAGAAACAAGAGGTCAAGATTTCTCGACGGACTATTGCAAAATATCGAGAGCTGCTCGGAATTTCACCCTCTTCTCGAAGAAGACAAGTTCTTTAA
- the hprK gene encoding HPr(Ser) kinase/phosphatase, which yields MNALSIRDLLTDKDNHLGLRLVRGRKGLSKKITIPRIQKPGLALTGHTASLHPGRIQVLGTLEINYLKSLSRDQLRKAARQLGKVDLSCIVITHGNRTPSLLLNEADRRGIPVLETDLATSSFVTRVTNCLEEKLTESTSLHAGLIDVFGIGILLMGKSGIGKSECALELVMKGHRLVADDIVHIRKKAPHSLYGFASELTKYHMEIRGLGIINIKDLFGVASVRDQKLVELAIKLIEWKSKEEYDRLGIDEQSYECLGIKIPLLRIPVSPGRSLTSVIEVAARNQLLKVKGVHSAREFQAKLTKKLLLSDSEGEHATLRDLAE from the coding sequence ATGAATGCCCTTTCCATACGTGATCTGCTGACTGACAAAGACAATCATCTCGGCCTTCGATTAGTCAGAGGTCGAAAAGGCCTCTCGAAAAAGATTACAATTCCCCGCATTCAAAAACCAGGCCTCGCCCTCACAGGACACACCGCTAGCCTCCATCCCGGCCGCATTCAGGTCCTGGGAACTCTCGAAATCAATTATTTAAAAAGCCTCTCAAGGGATCAGTTAAGAAAGGCGGCCCGTCAGCTCGGCAAAGTCGATCTTTCCTGTATTGTGATTACCCACGGCAACAGGACCCCTTCGCTCCTCCTGAATGAAGCGGATCGACGCGGGATCCCTGTTTTGGAAACTGATTTGGCTACCTCTTCCTTCGTCACTCGAGTGACCAATTGCCTGGAGGAAAAATTAACAGAATCGACCTCCCTCCATGCAGGACTTATCGATGTTTTTGGGATCGGCATCCTGCTGATGGGAAAGAGCGGAATTGGGAAGAGCGAATGCGCGCTTGAACTCGTCATGAAGGGACATCGTCTCGTAGCGGACGATATCGTTCATATCCGAAAAAAAGCACCTCATTCCCTCTATGGTTTTGCCAGCGAGCTCACAAAGTATCACATGGAAATCCGTGGTTTGGGGATCATCAATATCAAAGACCTCTTTGGCGTCGCCTCTGTGCGTGATCAAAAACTTGTCGAGCTCGCCATTAAACTGATCGAATGGAAATCAAAGGAAGAGTACGACCGTTTGGGGATTGACGAACAGTCTTATGAATGTTTGGGGATCAAAATTCCCCTGCTCCGTATTCCTGTGAGTCCAGGACGTAGTCTGACATCCGTTATTGAAGTGGCAGCCCGCAACCAACTCCTGAAAGTCAAGGGCGTTCACTCCGCACGCGAGTTTCAGGCAAAGTTGACAAAAAAACTTTTGTTGTCGGATTCTGAGGGGGAGCACGCCACCTTGCGAGATCTTGCTGAATGA
- a CDS encoding PTS sugar transporter subunit IIA translates to MKIKQILAKDAIISSLKATSKENVLVEMASLLCRQIPDISPEGITRILIEREKLGSTGIGNGVAIPHGKISQLTQITTAFGRSLPGIPFDSQDSKPAHLFFVLLAPENAASLHLKALARLSRLLKDVHFRNKLLEAKDEQQLYQYIIEEDEKS, encoded by the coding sequence ATGAAAATAAAACAGATTTTGGCAAAAGATGCGATTATCTCTTCCCTGAAAGCAACCTCTAAGGAAAATGTTCTTGTTGAGATGGCTTCGCTCCTCTGCCGTCAGATTCCCGATATTTCTCCAGAAGGGATTACTCGTATTCTGATTGAAAGAGAAAAACTTGGTAGCACAGGAATTGGTAATGGGGTCGCTATACCACACGGAAAAATTTCACAATTAACCCAAATCACCACCGCTTTTGGACGCAGTCTCCCCGGTATCCCTTTTGACTCTCAGGATTCAAAACCGGCGCATCTTTTCTTTGTTCTACTTGCCCCTGAAAACGCAGCAAGCCTCCACCTGAAAGCCCTGGCCCGCCTCTCCCGTCTTTTAAAAGATGTTCATTTCCGCAATAAGCTGCTAGAGGCCAAGGACGAACAGCAACTCTATCAATACATCATCGAAGAAGACGAAAAATCGTAA
- the raiA gene encoding ribosome-associated translation inhibitor RaiA, which yields METTVTFRHSDPSPAIKQHIDEKIKKLSKYFMKAIQAHVILTVEKSRHVAEITLSENNHTLYAKEGSHDMYRSLDIVLHKLERQLRKLKEKIKSHHH from the coding sequence ATGGAAACAACCGTTACTTTTCGGCACAGCGATCCTTCGCCCGCTATAAAACAACATATCGATGAGAAGATAAAAAAGCTGAGCAAGTATTTTATGAAGGCGATACAGGCCCATGTGATTCTCACAGTGGAGAAATCAAGGCATGTCGCTGAGATCACCCTTTCAGAAAATAATCATACCCTTTACGCAAAAGAAGGAAGTCACGATATGTATCGATCTCTGGATATCGTCCTTCATAAGCTCGAGCGACAACTGAGAAAGCTAAAAGAGAAGATCAAGTCACACCATCACTAG